Proteins from a genomic interval of Cognatishimia sp. WU-CL00825:
- a CDS encoding cyclopropane-fatty-acyl-phospholipid synthase family protein: MTAVKVRNRGVWAHFDPPFEGRKTILYKPAFGFADYGAILSARCAPDNRRKTLEGRMWTTLFLRMMRQLIRTGVLEITLPDGRVERMGQRRADDAPVKITLHDTSLPRRIILSPELAVGEGYMDGTLTIENDDLYGLLSLGIRNFSLGRGHGVERFLGPLTKRVHQFNPMGRAQKNVAHHYDLSGALYDLFLDDDKQYSCAYFREPDMSLGAAQRAKKAHIATKLCLEPDQHVLDIGCGWGGMALTLAQDYGVQVTGVTLSQEQQAVAKQRVAEAGLTDRVSILLKDYRSLNTRFDRIVSVGMFEHVGVPHYRVFFDQLRKRLSRNGVALVHTIGRAAPPSRTSPWVNKYIFPGGYVPSMSEVLKALEKERLWVTDVEVWRLHYAETLRHWHDRFSNHIEEAEALYDARFCRMWRFYLVAAELTFRLHRQCVFQFQITREQTAVPLTRDYLYRAAESSVMDHAAQ; the protein is encoded by the coding sequence ATGACTGCTGTGAAGGTGCGAAATCGCGGTGTGTGGGCGCATTTTGACCCACCATTTGAGGGACGAAAGACAATTCTTTACAAACCGGCGTTTGGTTTTGCAGACTATGGGGCAATTCTATCTGCGCGCTGTGCGCCGGACAATCGGAGGAAAACGCTGGAGGGACGCATGTGGACGACCCTGTTTTTGCGGATGATGCGACAGCTGATCCGCACTGGAGTTTTAGAAATCACCCTGCCCGATGGGCGGGTCGAACGCATGGGGCAGCGCCGCGCCGATGACGCGCCGGTAAAAATTACGCTCCATGACACGTCATTGCCCCGGCGCATAATCTTAAGCCCGGAGCTGGCCGTTGGCGAAGGCTATATGGACGGCACGCTGACCATAGAAAATGATGATCTGTATGGGTTGCTATCGCTGGGCATTCGTAATTTTTCATTGGGACGTGGTCATGGGGTTGAGCGTTTTTTGGGACCGCTGACCAAACGCGTGCATCAATTTAATCCGATGGGCCGGGCGCAAAAGAATGTCGCGCATCATTATGATTTATCCGGCGCGCTGTATGATTTGTTTTTGGATGACGACAAGCAATATTCCTGTGCCTATTTTCGCGAGCCTGACATGTCGCTTGGCGCTGCTCAGCGCGCCAAAAAGGCGCATATCGCTACAAAACTGTGTCTGGAGCCTGACCAACATGTTTTGGATATCGGCTGTGGATGGGGCGGCATGGCGCTGACCTTAGCGCAGGATTATGGGGTACAGGTCACAGGGGTGACCTTGTCACAAGAACAGCAGGCGGTTGCCAAACAACGGGTGGCCGAGGCTGGGTTGACCGACCGCGTCAGCATTTTATTGAAGGATTACCGCAGTTTAAACACACGGTTTGATCGCATTGTATCGGTTGGGATGTTTGAGCATGTTGGCGTGCCGCATTACCGGGTGTTTTTTGATCAACTGCGCAAACGGTTGTCGCGCAACGGGGTTGCATTGGTTCACACAATTGGACGCGCCGCGCCCCCCAGTCGCACCAGCCCCTGGGTGAATAAATACATTTTTCCGGGGGGATATGTGCCGTCGATGTCAGAGGTGCTGAAAGCGCTTGAAAAAGAGCGATTGTGGGTCACCGACGTGGAGGTCTGGCGATTACATTATGCCGAGACGCTGCGGCATTGGCATGATCGGTTTTCCAACCACATTGAAGAGGCAGAGGCGCTGTATGATGCGCGGTTTTGCCGGATGTGGCGGTTTTATCTAGTGGCCGCAGAGCTGACATTTCGGCTGCATCGACAATGTGTGTTTCAGTTTCAGATCACGCGCGAACAGACTGCGGTGCCTTTGACACGCGACTATCTGTACCGGGCCGCAGAAAGCTCTGTGATGGATCACGCGGCGCAATAG
- a CDS encoding aminodeoxychorismate synthase component I gives MKIRFDQGPLGAGTCFSAPSDMIIAEDASQVPQALDALQAARDAGYWVAGYASYELGYALEPRLLPRMPKNRALPLICFGVYGAPGLQALRHGSCRLENATPRWDEQRYTRAFEVVNGFIGAGDIYQANLTFPLDVTYSGETQALYAALTARQPVGQGALVLQDNGPDLLSRSPELFFRTTSDGTIETRPMKGTQPRSENPEEDARLIAWLQADEKNRAENLMIVDLLRNDISRVAELGSVKVPELFKVESYATVHQMVSLVRAKLRPKTSLGDIFQALFPCGSITGAPKLRAMEILNDLEPWARDIYCGTIGWAAPDGRSEFNVAIRTLTAQDGKATLNVGGGVVWDSTAASEYEEALWKARYAAAFQQERD, from the coding sequence GTGAAGATTCGCTTTGATCAGGGCCCACTTGGGGCCGGCACATGTTTTAGCGCCCCCTCTGACATGATCATCGCAGAGGACGCATCGCAGGTGCCCCAAGCCTTGGATGCGCTGCAAGCTGCTCGGGATGCGGGCTATTGGGTTGCGGGTTACGCCAGCTATGAACTGGGCTATGCGCTTGAACCCAGATTGTTGCCACGCATGCCAAAAAATCGCGCCTTGCCGCTGATATGCTTTGGCGTCTATGGCGCGCCTGGCCTGCAAGCCTTGCGCCACGGGTCTTGCCGGTTGGAAAACGCGACACCCCGTTGGGATGAACAAAGATACACACGCGCCTTTGAGGTTGTGAATGGGTTTATTGGCGCCGGTGATATCTACCAGGCCAACCTGACCTTTCCGCTCGACGTGACCTATTCAGGCGAAACCCAAGCCCTTTATGCGGCCCTCACCGCGCGACAACCGGTTGGGCAAGGTGCCCTTGTGTTGCAAGACAACGGCCCGGATTTGCTCAGTCGCTCACCAGAACTGTTTTTTCGCACAACATCTGATGGCACAATAGAAACCCGCCCGATGAAGGGCACGCAGCCGCGCTCTGAAAACCCAGAGGAAGACGCGCGTTTGATCGCTTGGCTGCAAGCGGATGAAAAAAACCGCGCCGAAAACCTGATGATCGTCGACCTACTGCGCAATGACATCAGCCGTGTGGCTGAACTTGGCTCGGTCAAGGTGCCGGAATTGTTCAAGGTCGAGAGCTATGCCACGGTGCACCAAATGGTGTCCTTGGTGCGCGCCAAACTACGCCCCAAAACTTCTTTGGGCGATATTTTCCAGGCTTTGTTTCCCTGTGGCTCTATCACCGGTGCCCCAAAGCTACGGGCGATGGAAATTCTCAATGATCTGGAACCCTGGGCGCGTGATATCTATTGCGGAACAATCGGCTGGGCCGCACCAGATGGGCGCAGCGAATTCAATGTCGCCATTCGGACCCTGACCGCGCAAGACGGCAAAGCGACGTTGAATGTCGGCGGTGGCGTAGTTTGGGATAGCACGGCCGCATCAGAATACGAGGAAGCGCTATGGAAAGCCCGCTACGCAGCGGCGTTCCAGCAGGAACGCGATTGA
- the aspS gene encoding aspartate--tRNA ligase, whose amino-acid sequence MHAYRSHTCADLNKSNVGETVRLSGWVHRVRDHGGLLFIDLRDHYGITQVMADPDSPVFADLEKVRSEWCIQIEGNVLARDESLVNKNIPTGEIEVFIRGLEVLGAAEELPLMVFGDQEYPEETRLKYRFLDLRREQMQDSMKLRSDVVMSMRKRMWDKEFREYQTPIITASSPEGARDFLVPSRLHPGKFYALPQAPQQFKQLMMVAGFDKYFQIAPCFRDEDPRADRSPTDFYQLDLEMSFVEQQDVFDTIAPVLAGVFEEFGGDKKVDAPNDWPQISYKEAALKYGSDKPDLRNPIEMQVVSEHFAGSGFAIFAKLLETEGTEIRAIPAPSGGSRKFCDRMNKFAQQEGLPGMGYIFWREKTADAVAQELGIKVKEAQAKLKSGEVEGGMEAAGPLAKNIGPERTEAIRQQLGLGVGDAAFFLGGKPKAFEPVAGRARNVIGNELGLTDTNRFAFAWIVDFPIYEKDEETGKIDFEHNPFSMPQGGMDALNGDPLDVLGYQYDLACNGYELVSGAVRNHKPEIMFKAFEIAGYGKDEVEKRFGALVNAFQYGAPPHAGCAAGVDRIVMLLADQQNIREVVMFPMNQRAEDLMMNAPNDPQSDQLMELGLRVIPQD is encoded by the coding sequence ATGCACGCATATCGCAGCCATACCTGCGCAGATCTGAACAAATCCAACGTGGGCGAAACCGTTCGCCTGTCAGGTTGGGTACACCGCGTTCGCGACCACGGCGGCTTGCTGTTTATCGACCTGCGCGATCACTATGGCATCACTCAGGTTATGGCGGACCCCGACAGCCCGGTGTTTGCAGACCTTGAAAAAGTGCGCAGCGAATGGTGCATTCAGATCGAAGGCAACGTGCTGGCACGTGACGAAAGCCTTGTGAACAAAAATATCCCAACCGGCGAGATCGAGGTGTTTATCCGGGGTCTCGAAGTATTGGGTGCCGCCGAAGAACTGCCATTGATGGTGTTTGGCGATCAGGAATACCCCGAAGAAACCCGCCTAAAGTATCGTTTCCTCGACCTGCGCCGCGAGCAGATGCAAGACAGCATGAAGCTGCGCTCTGACGTGGTGATGTCGATGCGCAAACGCATGTGGGACAAAGAATTCCGCGAATATCAAACGCCGATTATCACCGCATCCTCCCCAGAGGGCGCGCGTGACTTTTTGGTGCCATCTCGTCTGCACCCGGGCAAATTTTACGCCCTGCCACAGGCCCCACAGCAGTTCAAACAGCTGATGATGGTTGCGGGTTTTGACAAATACTTCCAAATCGCACCGTGCTTCCGCGACGAAGACCCACGTGCCGACCGTTCGCCAACCGACTTCTACCAGCTCGACCTGGAAATGAGCTTTGTTGAACAGCAAGACGTGTTTGACACCATCGCCCCAGTCTTGGCAGGCGTGTTTGAAGAATTCGGTGGTGACAAAAAAGTCGACGCACCAAACGACTGGCCACAGATTTCTTATAAAGAGGCCGCGCTGAAATACGGTTCTGACAAACCTGACCTGCGTAACCCAATCGAAATGCAAGTTGTCTCCGAACATTTCGCAGGCTCTGGCTTTGCCATCTTTGCAAAATTGCTGGAAACCGAAGGCACCGAAATTCGCGCGATCCCTGCGCCATCCGGCGGCTCACGCAAATTCTGTGACCGCATGAATAAATTCGCCCAACAAGAAGGCCTGCCCGGCATGGGCTATATCTTCTGGCGCGAAAAAACAGCTGATGCTGTTGCCCAAGAGCTGGGCATCAAAGTCAAAGAAGCCCAAGCCAAGCTGAAATCCGGCGAAGTCGAAGGCGGCATGGAAGCGGCCGGTCCTCTGGCCAAAAACATTGGCCCAGAGCGCACCGAAGCCATCCGTCAGCAACTTGGTCTGGGTGTGGGCGATGCAGCCTTCTTCCTTGGCGGCAAACCCAAAGCCTTTGAACCGGTTGCAGGCCGCGCCCGTAACGTGATCGGCAACGAACTTGGCTTGACCGACACCAACCGCTTTGCCTTTGCTTGGATCGTTGATTTCCCAATTTATGAAAAAGACGAAGAAACCGGCAAAATCGACTTTGAACACAACCCGTTCTCGATGCCACAGGGCGGCATGGATGCGCTGAACGGCGATCCGCTGGACGTCCTTGGCTACCAATATGATTTGGCGTGTAATGGCTACGAATTGGTCTCTGGCGCGGTACGGAACCACAAGCCAGAAATCATGTTCAAAGCCTTTGAAATTGCTGGCTATGGCAAAGACGAAGTCGAAAAACGTTTTGGTGCGCTTGTGAATGCCTTCCAATACGGTGCCCCTCCACACGCGGGCTGCGCCGCTGGTGTTGACCGCATCGTGATGTTGTTGGCTGATCAACAGAACATCCGTGAAGTTGTGATGTTCCCCATGAACCAACGCGCCGAAGACCTGATGATGAACGCGCCAAATGATCCGCAAAGCGATCAGTTGATGGAACTGGGCCTGCGCGTCATTCCACAAGACTAA
- a CDS encoding DMT family transporter, with the protein MRLFVLTVLTMLAFAANSILNRLALVDQGMDAVLFAVIRLGTGAVALALILAVQRRGFELGGARRVWGVAALLLYIFGFSYAYQELDAGIGALILFAVVQITMFGAAVHSKEQMPFLRWMGAGLAFAGLAWLLWPASAIDVSAGQGGISLPHVAMMVLAGLGWGIYSIAGRREANATQATAMNFILAAPLSMLVLGAVSVDASTLSATGVLLATTSGVLTSGLGYALWYSVLPQLGASRGAVAQLTVPVIALLAGLVFLGEDVSLRAAFATVLVLSGVSLSMRRA; encoded by the coding sequence ATGCGTTTGTTTGTTCTCACCGTACTCACCATGTTGGCCTTTGCCGCAAATTCAATTCTAAATCGGCTTGCCTTGGTTGATCAGGGCATGGATGCGGTGCTGTTTGCAGTGATCCGTCTGGGGACCGGTGCGGTGGCGCTGGCTTTGATCCTGGCAGTGCAGCGGCGAGGCTTTGAGCTGGGTGGTGCGCGCCGCGTTTGGGGGGTGGCAGCCCTGTTGCTTTATATCTTTGGCTTTTCTTATGCCTATCAAGAGCTGGATGCTGGCATTGGCGCATTGATACTTTTTGCTGTGGTACAGATCACCATGTTTGGTGCGGCGGTGCACAGCAAAGAACAGATGCCCTTTCTGCGCTGGATGGGGGCTGGGCTAGCTTTTGCAGGCTTGGCTTGGCTGTTGTGGCCTGCGAGCGCCATAGACGTCAGCGCAGGGCAGGGCGGGATCTCCTTGCCCCATGTGGCGATGATGGTGCTGGCCGGACTAGGCTGGGGCATTTATTCAATCGCTGGCCGTCGTGAAGCCAATGCGACCCAAGCGACGGCAATGAATTTCATTCTGGCCGCACCTCTTAGTATGCTGGTTCTGGGTGCGGTGTCGGTGGATGCATCTACGCTTTCTGCTACCGGTGTGCTCTTGGCAACCACCTCAGGTGTACTGACCTCGGGCCTTGGCTATGCGCTTTGGTACAGCGTTCTGCCGCAATTGGGCGCAAGCCGCGGGGCCGTTGCGCAGCTGACTGTGCCGGTGATTGCCCTGTTGGCAGGTCTGGTATTTCTGGGTGAAGACGTCAGTCTGCGCGCTGCCTTTGCCACTGTCTTGGTGCTGAGCGGTGTCTCCCTGTCCATGCGGCGTGCCTAG
- a CDS encoding DUF1800 domain-containing protein: protein MFDPHIAEIRFGTGLSPTAQPPQSIQDMLNGLTSPDHMATRFPIEPYDQFRHRVAAFNDVRRTERKNRGTELAERMAKERKSLVKDARTTYATTFRNALLRRVHSETGLRERLAFFWADHFTAHGKVMIVKWATSPYVQEAIRPNITGTFADLLISAVTHPLMLNYLDQQQSVGPNSKRATPKNQRGLNENLAREVLELHTLGVDGPYSQADVRQLAELFTGMGYDRAGAFKFDPRAVEPGHETVLGKSYGSNGGLRDIQAALRDLANHPVTAKHIATKLVRHFISDQPDPDQVKAVETAFLQTGGDLMALYQAMLDHPASWTTTAQNVKLPIDFIASALRALDIGEPYLTRSREKDLRNILYIPLQIMGQPWEKPNGPDGWPEENSHWITPQFMAARLQWALAAPQALRRTLPDPRTFASAALGNRLTQEIRFAAEAAENRWEGIALVLSSPAFQRQ, encoded by the coding sequence ATGTTTGATCCGCATATTGCAGAAATCCGTTTTGGCACGGGTCTGTCACCCACAGCCCAACCGCCACAAAGCATCCAAGACATGCTGAACGGTTTAACGAGCCCGGATCATATGGCCACCCGCTTTCCAATCGAACCCTATGACCAATTCCGTCACCGCGTCGCGGCCTTTAACGATGTGCGCCGGACTGAACGGAAAAACCGTGGCACAGAACTGGCCGAACGCATGGCCAAAGAACGGAAATCTTTGGTCAAAGATGCCCGCACCACCTATGCAACCACATTCCGCAACGCACTGCTGCGCCGCGTCCATTCTGAAACCGGACTGCGCGAGCGTCTGGCGTTTTTCTGGGCCGATCACTTCACCGCCCATGGCAAAGTCATGATCGTGAAATGGGCCACCTCACCCTATGTGCAAGAGGCCATTCGCCCCAATATCACCGGCACTTTCGCGGATCTTCTTATCAGCGCGGTCACCCATCCGCTGATGTTAAACTATCTGGATCAACAGCAATCGGTTGGCCCAAACAGCAAACGCGCAACTCCCAAAAACCAACGCGGTCTAAACGAAAACCTCGCCCGCGAAGTGTTGGAATTGCACACTTTGGGCGTGGATGGTCCATATTCCCAAGCCGACGTACGTCAGCTCGCGGAATTGTTCACCGGCATGGGCTATGACCGGGCAGGGGCGTTTAAATTTGATCCGCGCGCGGTTGAACCGGGGCACGAGACGGTTTTGGGCAAATCTTATGGTAGCAACGGCGGTCTGCGCGACATCCAGGCGGCGCTACGCGATCTGGCCAACCATCCGGTGACCGCCAAACATATCGCCACCAAGCTTGTGCGGCATTTCATCAGCGATCAGCCAGATCCAGATCAGGTCAAAGCTGTCGAAACTGCCTTTTTGCAAACCGGTGGTGACCTGATGGCGCTCTATCAGGCGATGTTGGATCACCCTGCCAGCTGGACCACCACAGCGCAAAACGTCAAACTGCCAATTGATTTCATAGCCAGCGCCCTGCGTGCGTTGGACATCGGCGAACCCTATTTGACCCGTAGCCGCGAAAAAGATCTGCGCAATATCCTGTACATCCCGTTACAAATCATGGGGCAACCCTGGGAAAAGCCTAACGGTCCAGACGGCTGGCCCGAAGAAAATAGCCACTGGATCACCCCGCAATTCATGGCGGCGCGTCTGCAATGGGCGCTGGCCGCCCCGCAGGCGCTGCGACGCACGTTACCCGATCCGCGGACCTTTGCCTCCGCTGCGCTGGGCAACCGTTTGACCCAGGAAATTCGTTTCGCCGCCGAGGCCGCAGAAAACCGTTGGGAGGGCATTGCGCTTGTGTTGTCCTCGCCCGCGTTTCAACGACAATAG
- the carB gene encoding carbamoyl-phosphate synthase large subunit: MPKRTDIKSIMIIGAGPIVIGQACEFDYSGAQACKALREEGYRIILVNSNPATIMTDPELADATYIEPITPEVVAKIIEKERPDALLPTMGGQTGLNTSLALEEMGVLDKFNVEMIGAKREAIEMAEDRKLFREAMDRLGIENPRASIVTAPKKGNGDDDLDEGVRLALEELEDIGLPAIIRPAFTMGGTGGGVAYNREDYIHFCRTGMDASPVNQILIDESLLGWKEFEMEVVRDTADNAIIVCAIENIDPMGVHTGDSITVAPALTLTDKEYQIMRNHSISVLREIGVETGGSNVQWAVNPADGRMVVIEMNPRVSRSSALASKATGFPIAKIAAKLAVGYTLDELDNDITKVTPASFEPSIDYVVTKIPKFAFEKFPGSEPYLTTAMKSVGEAMAIGRTIHESLQKALASMESGLTGFDEIEIEGAPEKAAVIKAISQQTPDRMRTIAQAMRHGLTNEEIHNVTMFDPWFLDRIREIVEAEEGVRKNGLPVTEDALRRLKMMGFTDARLAILTGRDEDNVRRARVNLGVTASFKRIDTCAAEFEAQTPYMYSTYEAPVFGEAECEARPSDRKKVVILGGGPNRIGQGIEFDYCCCHACYALTEIGYETIMVNCNPETVSTDYDTSDRLYFEPLTFEHVMEIMRVEQENGTLHGVIVQFGGQTPLKLANALEEAGIPILGTSPDAIDLAEDRERFQALVNDLKLKQPVNGIASTDAQALEIASDIGFPLVIRPSYVLGGRAMEIVRDMAQLERYIKEAVVVSGDSPVLLDSYLDGATELDVDALCDGENVHIAGIMQHIEEAGVHSGDSACSLPPYSLSTDLIDEIKRQAVALALALNVKGLMNVQFAVKDGDVYLIEVNPRASRTVPFVAKATDSAIAAIAARLMAGEPLSNFPERPPYEEGADISAPQPIADQMTLADPIMPWFSVKEAVMPFNRFPGVDTILGPEMRSTGEVMGWDRDFATAFLKAQMGAGMVLPSAGKVFVSIKDADKTPLVLEATQILTGLGFSIVATAGTASWLEAQGVTCEKVNKVYEGRPNVVDMLKNGEISLVMNTTEGAQAVEDSRDIRAVALNDRIPYFTTAAGSHSAALAIRAREEGEIEVRALQG, encoded by the coding sequence ATGCCAAAAAGAACTGACATAAAATCCATCATGATTATCGGTGCTGGTCCAATTGTAATTGGACAGGCCTGCGAATTTGACTATTCGGGTGCTCAGGCCTGTAAGGCGCTGCGCGAAGAAGGCTACCGGATTATTCTGGTGAACAGCAACCCGGCAACGATCATGACCGACCCGGAATTGGCTGACGCAACCTATATCGAGCCGATCACCCCCGAGGTTGTGGCGAAAATCATCGAAAAAGAGCGCCCCGATGCGTTGTTGCCGACCATGGGTGGGCAGACCGGATTGAACACCTCTTTGGCGCTGGAAGAAATGGGTGTGCTGGACAAGTTTAACGTCGAGATGATCGGCGCGAAACGTGAAGCGATTGAAATGGCAGAAGATCGCAAATTGTTCCGCGAAGCGATGGATCGTCTCGGCATTGAGAACCCGCGCGCGTCCATTGTGACCGCCCCCAAGAAAGGCAATGGCGACGACGATCTGGACGAAGGCGTGCGTCTGGCATTGGAAGAGCTGGAAGACATCGGGTTGCCAGCCATCATTCGCCCGGCCTTTACCATGGGCGGTACCGGTGGCGGTGTTGCCTATAACCGCGAAGATTACATCCATTTTTGCCGCACCGGCATGGATGCATCCCCGGTGAACCAGATCCTGATTGATGAAAGCTTGCTGGGCTGGAAAGAATTCGAAATGGAAGTGGTCCGCGACACTGCGGATAACGCCATTATCGTTTGTGCCATCGAAAACATCGATCCGATGGGCGTGCATACGGGTGACTCGATCACCGTGGCCCCTGCCCTGACACTGACGGACAAAGAATATCAGATCATGCGGAACCATTCGATTTCGGTTCTGCGCGAGATTGGTGTGGAAACCGGTGGTTCCAACGTGCAATGGGCTGTGAATCCAGCGGACGGCCGTATGGTTGTGATTGAAATGAACCCGCGTGTGTCGCGGTCGTCTGCCCTGGCCTCTAAGGCGACCGGTTTCCCGATTGCCAAGATCGCGGCGAAATTGGCCGTCGGCTATACGCTGGACGAGCTGGACAATGACATCACCAAGGTCACACCGGCATCGTTTGAGCCGTCAATTGATTACGTGGTTACCAAGATCCCGAAATTCGCTTTCGAGAAATTCCCAGGCTCTGAGCCCTATCTGACCACGGCAATGAAATCCGTCGGGGAAGCCATGGCAATCGGACGTACGATCCATGAGTCCCTGCAAAAAGCACTGGCATCGATGGAATCTGGTCTGACCGGGTTTGACGAGATTGAAATCGAAGGGGCGCCGGAAAAGGCCGCGGTGATCAAAGCGATCAGCCAGCAAACCCCTGACCGGATGCGCACCATTGCCCAAGCGATGCGCCACGGCCTGACCAACGAAGAAATCCACAATGTCACAATGTTTGACCCGTGGTTCCTGGACCGGATCCGCGAGATTGTGGAAGCCGAAGAAGGCGTGCGTAAAAACGGCCTGCCCGTCACCGAAGATGCATTGCGCCGCCTGAAAATGATGGGCTTTACCGATGCACGCTTGGCCATTTTGACAGGCCGTGATGAAGACAATGTGCGCCGCGCCCGTGTGAACCTGGGTGTGACAGCCAGCTTTAAGCGTATCGACACCTGTGCTGCGGAATTTGAGGCCCAAACGCCTTATATGTATTCCACTTACGAAGCACCGGTGTTTGGTGAAGCCGAATGTGAAGCGCGCCCAAGTGATCGCAAAAAAGTGGTAATTCTGGGGGGCGGTCCAAACCGGATTGGCCAAGGCATCGAGTTTGATTATTGCTGCTGCCACGCCTGTTATGCGCTGACAGAAATTGGTTACGAAACCATCATGGTGAATTGTAACCCTGAAACGGTTTCAACAGACTATGACACCTCGGATCGTCTGTATTTTGAGCCGCTGACCTTTGAACATGTGATGGAAATCATGCGTGTCGAACAGGAAAACGGCACATTGCACGGTGTGATTGTTCAGTTTGGTGGGCAGACCCCGCTGAAACTGGCCAATGCGCTGGAAGAGGCTGGCATTCCTATTCTAGGCACCTCGCCAGACGCCATTGATCTGGCCGAAGACCGCGAGCGGTTCCAAGCCTTGGTCAATGATCTCAAGCTGAAACAGCCAGTGAATGGCATTGCGTCCACCGACGCGCAAGCGCTTGAAATCGCAAGCGACATTGGTTTTCCTTTGGTGATCCGCCCGTCTTATGTTTTGGGGGGCCGCGCGATGGAAATCGTGCGCGATATGGCACAGCTTGAGCGTTATATCAAAGAGGCTGTTGTGGTGTCCGGCGATAGTCCGGTTCTGCTGGACAGCTATCTGGATGGCGCAACCGAACTGGATGTTGACGCCCTATGTGACGGTGAAAACGTGCATATCGCGGGCATCATGCAACATATCGAAGAAGCCGGTGTTCACTCTGGGGATTCTGCCTGTTCCTTGCCGCCTTATAGCCTGTCCACAGATCTGATTGACGAGATTAAACGTCAAGCCGTGGCACTGGCCCTGGCGCTGAATGTGAAGGGTCTGATGAACGTTCAGTTCGCGGTGAAGGACGGCGATGTTTACCTGATCGAGGTCAACCCACGCGCCTCGCGCACCGTGCCCTTTGTGGCCAAAGCCACCGACAGCGCCATTGCCGCGATTGCCGCTCGCCTGATGGCGGGTGAACCGCTTAGCAACTTCCCAGAGCGTCCACCCTATGAAGAGGGCGCAGATATTTCTGCCCCACAGCCAATTGCCGACCAGATGACTTTGGCGGATCCGATCATGCCGTGGTTCTCTGTCAAAGAAGCCGTGATGCCGTTTAACCGCTTCCCCGGCGTTGATACGATTTTGGGGCCAGAAATGCGCTCTACCGGCGAAGTCATGGGTTGGGATCGTGACTTTGCAACCGCTTTCCTAAAGGCGCAAATGGGGGCTGGCATGGTGCTGCCAAGCGCGGGCAAAGTCTTTGTGTCCATCAAGGATGCAGACAAAACACCCTTGGTGCTGGAAGCAACGCAAATTCTGACTGGTCTGGGCTTTAGCATTGTGGCCACGGCGGGCACCGCAAGCTGGCTGGAAGCCCAAGGCGTGACCTGTGAAAAAGTCAATAAGGTCTATGAAGGTCGCCCGAATGTGGTGGACATGCTGAAAAATGGCGAAATTTCACTGGTAATGAACACCACCGAAGGCGCGCAAGCGGTGGAAGACAGCCGCGATATTCGCGCGGTCGCATTGAATGATCGCATTCCATATTTCACCACCGCTGCTGGGTCGCATTCTGCGGCTTTGGCCATTCGCGCCCGCGAAGAGGGCGAGATCGAAGTGCGCGCCCTGCAAGGCTGA
- a CDS encoding aminotransferase class IV family protein → MESPLRSGVPAGTRLIETFGWHPDTGFRHLDRHLSRMARSAHALGFDFAQDAALSAIRVAGNAGLRCRLTLGQDGFDFTSAPLGSTPKQWAVQISNKRLDANDIWLRHKTTQRALYDAERAALPKGTDEWLFANQDGEFCEGTITNLFVTRPDGQMITPPITAGVLPGILRGMLLDQGRVIESPVTLQDLQSASAIHMGNSLRGLIKADLISP, encoded by the coding sequence ATGGAAAGCCCGCTACGCAGCGGCGTTCCAGCAGGAACGCGATTGATTGAAACCTTTGGCTGGCATCCCGATACCGGATTTCGCCACCTTGATCGCCACCTCAGCCGCATGGCGCGTTCTGCCCATGCGCTTGGTTTCGATTTCGCGCAAGACGCGGCACTCTCGGCCATACGGGTGGCAGGGAATGCGGGCCTGCGGTGTCGCTTAACTCTGGGCCAAGACGGTTTTGACTTTACCTCAGCCCCCTTGGGCAGCACGCCCAAACAATGGGCCGTTCAAATCTCGAACAAACGATTGGACGCCAACGACATCTGGCTGCGCCACAAAACAACCCAACGCGCGCTGTATGACGCCGAACGCGCCGCCTTGCCCAAAGGCACCGATGAATGGCTCTTTGCCAACCAGGACGGCGAGTTTTGCGAAGGCACCATCACCAACCTTTTTGTCACCCGGCCCGACGGCCAAATGATCACGCCCCCCATAACCGCCGGTGTCCTGCCCGGCATTCTGCGCGGGATGCTGCTTGATCAGGGCAGGGTGATCGAAAGCCCTGTTACCCTGCAAGACCTGCAAAGCGCCTCTGCAATTCATATGGGCAATTCGCTGCGCGGATTGATCAAAGCTGATCTGATATCCCCCTAA